The DNA window AGTTCAGCACCAAAATCAGCGACTGCATCTCCGATTAAAACGCCTACTACTTCACCGCCGCCAGAAATTTTCTTAGCAGCTGCAATTGCTTCAAATGAAACATTACGTAATGCGCCTTCGCGCGTTTCGCCTAAAACTAATACTTTCTTCGCCATAGTCTGTTTACCCCCTAAGTAGATGTGAAAAAATGCTATCGTGATATGAACGTACCGAACGCTTAAAATCATCAACAAACTTGTCGTTGTATCTTTTACTTAAGATGCTCGGTCACTTCAAGTTACATTAAATAACTTTTGCTTCGTTACGTAGTAAGCCAACCAGTTCTGTTACCTGGTTTGAGATGTCACCTTCAAGAATACGGCCAGCTGCTTTTTTCGGTGGCAAGTAGATTTCGATTGTTTCTGTTTTCGCTTCTACGTCGTCTTCTTCGATATCTAAATCATCTAATTCCAGTTCTTCTAGCGGCTTTTTCTTCGCTTTCATAATTCCTGGAAGCGATGGATAACGCGGCTCGTTTAACCCTTGTTGAGCTGTCACTAACAGTGGCAATGACGTTTCTAATTCTTCTGCATCGCCTTCGATATCACGAACGATAGTTACAGTTTCGCCATCAATGCTCAAGCTAGTAATAGTCGTTACACAGTTAATGCCAAGTAAATCGGCAACGCGTGGTCCGACTTGTCCAGAACCGCCATCAATTGCTACGTTTCCTGCTAAAATCAAATCAGCTTCTTTGTCCTTTAAATACTCAGCCAATATGTATGCAGAAGTAAATTGATCCATTTCTTCAACGTCGTCTTCTGTATTAATCAATACAGCTTTGTCGGCGCCCATCGCAAGTGCTGTACGCAGTTGCTTTTCTGCTTCTTCATTACCAATTGTAACGACCGTTACTTCTCCGCCGTGTGCATCGCGGACTGTGATGGCTTCTTCAATCGCGTATTCATCGTAAGGATTAATGATGAATTCCGCACCGTCTTCCTGGATTTGTCCACCTGAAACGACGATTTTCTCTTCTGTGTCAAACGTACGTTTTACTAATACATAAATGTTCATGAACGTAAACCTCCCAAGTATTATTTCCCTTTAAATTGCGCTTCCCGTTTTTCCAAAAATGCTTGAATTCCTTCTTTAGCATCTTCTGAAACAAAAACTGTACCAAAAGATTGTGCTTCTGCATTGACACCTTCGTGATACGAAGCAGGTTTTGTATATTGCAACATTTGGATAGCTGCTTTTACAGAAACCGGACTTTTCTTCGCAATTTTACGGGCAATTGTAAGCGTTTCCGAAAGAAGGTCTTCTTCTGGATAGGCACGGTTAGCCAAGCCATATTGCGCTGCTTCCGTTCCTGAGATCGGATCACTCGTTAATAACATTTCAGCTGCTTTTGCTGCGCCTACATACCTAGGCAAACGCTGCGTTCCAGCAAACCCCGGAATCAATCCTAATTGAAGCTCCGGTAATCCTAGTTTAGCATTTTCAGTAACAAATCGCATGTGACAACTCATTGCCAATTCCAATCCACCGCCTAAAGCAGCTCCGTGGATCGCGGCGATAACTGGCTTATGGAACGTTTCAACACGTTCAAAAACTTCCTGACCACTCGCTGACAATTTTGAAAATTCTTCTCCTGAAGGTACTTGTGTGAATTCCTTAATATCGGCTCCTGCAGAAAAGAATCTGCCTTCTCCGTGCAAAACAATGACGCGAACTTCCTCATCATTTTCTACTTGGTTTAATAATTCATCGACTTCCAAAATAAGTGAACGCGACAGTGCGTTTGCCGGTGGACGATTAATCGTCGCGATGGCAACTCCATCTTCTTTTTTCCAACTAATAAATTCCATCCAATGAGCCCCTTTCTTTAAGCTTGCATACCCTTTAGCAGCAAACGATGAACTTGTGGCGCGAGTTCGACTAAATCATATTTATGATCATTCATGACCCATGTTGTGATGGTCTCATCCATTGTACCAAAAACCATCTGTCTCGCTAAACGAATATCCATTTCAATGTCAAATTCTCCATCTTCCATTCCTTTTATGAGAATCTTGTCCATTAGCTTTAAATATTCTCGAAGCACATTATTGATTTTAAGGCGGAGATCGTGATTTGATTGGCGCAATTCAAGTTGCGTCACAATGGCTAAGTGAATATCGCTCGCTAA is part of the Planococcus kocurii genome and encodes:
- a CDS encoding electron transfer flavoprotein subunit beta/FixA family protein; the encoded protein is MNIYVLVKRTFDTEEKIVVSGGQIQEDGAEFIINPYDEYAIEEAITVRDAHGGEVTVVTIGNEEAEKQLRTALAMGADKAVLINTEDDVEEMDQFTSAYILAEYLKDKEADLILAGNVAIDGGSGQVGPRVADLLGINCVTTITSLSIDGETVTIVRDIEGDAEELETSLPLLVTAQQGLNEPRYPSLPGIMKAKKKPLEELELDDLDIEEDDVEAKTETIEIYLPPKKAAGRILEGDISNQVTELVGLLRNEAKVI
- a CDS encoding enoyl-CoA hydratase, producing the protein MEFISWKKEDGVAIATINRPPANALSRSLILEVDELLNQVENDEEVRVIVLHGEGRFFSAGADIKEFTQVPSGEEFSKLSASGQEVFERVETFHKPVIAAIHGAALGGGLELAMSCHMRFVTENAKLGLPELQLGLIPGFAGTQRLPRYVGAAKAAEMLLTSDPISGTEAAQYGLANRAYPEEDLLSETLTIARKIAKKSPVSVKAAIQMLQYTKPASYHEGVNAEAQSFGTVFVSEDAKEGIQAFLEKREAQFKGK
- a CDS encoding TetR/AcrR family transcriptional regulator; translation: MVKKDKPKYKQIINAAVIVIAENGYHQAQVSKIAKQAGVADGTIYLYFKNKEDILISVFQEKMGIFVSKLEEIISRELTASTKLGLMITSHFELLASDIHLAIVTQLELRQSNHDLRLKINNVLREYLKLMDKILIKGMEDGEFDIEMDIRLARQMVFGTMDETITTWVMNDHKYDLVELAPQVHRLLLKGMQA